A genomic window from Struthio camelus isolate bStrCam1 chromosome 2, bStrCam1.hap1, whole genome shotgun sequence includes:
- the RPS20 gene encoding small ribosomal subunit protein uS10, protein MAFKDTGKAPVEQEVAIHRIRITLTSRNVKSLEKVCADLIRGAKEKNLKVKGPVRMPTKTLRITTRKTPCGEGSKTWDRFQMRIHKRLIDLHSPSEIVKQITSISIEPGVEVEVTIADA, encoded by the exons ATG GCATTTAAAGATACTGGCAAAGCACCTGTGGAACAAGAAGTAGCCATTCATCGAATTAGAATTACTTTGACAAGTCGCAATGTAAAATCACTTGAGAAGG TCTGTGCCGACTTGATCAGAGGtgctaaggaaaaaaacctaaaggTGAAAGGACCTGTTCGCATGCCCACCAAG ACTCTGCGAATCACTACCAGGAAGACACCTTGTGGTGAAGGTTCTAAGACCTGGGATCGTTTCCAAATGCGTATCCATAAGCGACTCATTGACTTGCACAGCCCTTCTGAGATTGTCAAGCAGATCACTTCCATCAGCATTGAACCAGGTGTAGAGGTCGAAGTTACTATTGCCGATGCCTAA
- the MOS gene encoding proto-oncogene serine/threonine-protein kinase mos codes for MPSPIPLNHFLPLEFSPSVDLRPCSSPLVIPGRDGKNFLGGTPSCRIRRLPPRLAWCSIDWDQLCLLQPLGSGGFGSVYKATYHGAVVAVKQVKKSSKNRLASRQSFWAELNVARLQHANVVRVVAASTCTPASQNSLGTIIMEYVGNITLHHVIYGASDAWRQGEDDQAGCGKKALSMEETVCYSCDIMTGLAFLHSQGIVHLDLKPANVFITEHGVCKIGDFGCSQKLEDGLSQSPQVCQQGGTYTHRAPELLKGERVTAKADIYSFAITLWQIVMREQPYLGERQYVLYAVVAYNLRPSLAAAVFCESPVGQKLQSIISCCWKANVEERLSAAQLLPSLRSLKGNL; via the coding sequence ATGCCATCACCTATCCCTCTCAATCACTTTCTTCCTTTGGAGTTTTCCCCATCTGTGGATTTGCGACCCTGCAGCAGCCCCTTAGTGATCCCTGGTAGAGATGGAAAAAACTTCTTGGGAGGAACCCCTTCGTGCAGGATTCGCCGCCTGCCCCCACGCCTGGCCTGGTGCTCCATAGATTGGGACCAGCTCTGTCTCCTGCAGCCCCTAGGCTCTGGGGGCTTTGGCTCTGTCTACAAAGCTACCTACCATGGTGCTGTTGTGGCTGTGAAACAGGTGAAGAAGAGCAGCAAAAACAGGCTGGCATCACGACAAAGCTTTTGGGCTGAGCTGAACGTAGCCCGTCTGCAGCATGCTAATGTGGTACGTGTGGTGGCTGCCAGCACATGCACCCCTGCCAGCCAGAACAGCCTGGGCACCATCATCATGGAATATGTGGGCAACATCACCCTGCACCATGTAATCTATGGCGCTAGTGACGCGTGGAGGCAGGGTGAGGATGATCAAGCAGGATGTGGAAAAAAGGCCCTGAGCATGGAAGAGACTGTGTGTTATTCTTGTGACATTATGACTGGCTTAGCCTTTCTTCACTCGCAGGGCATAGTGCACTTGGACCTGAAGCCTGCAAATGTCTTCATCACTGAACATGGAGTGTGCAAGATTGGAGATTTTGGTTGCTCCCAAAAACTGGAGGATGGCTTGTCCCAGAGTCCCCAGGTTTGCCAGCAAGGGGGCACGTACACGCATCGTGCCCCTGAGCTCCTCAAGGGGGAGAGGGTCACTGCCAAAGCAGACATCTACTCGTTTGCTATCACCCTCTGGCAAATTGTCATGCGAGAGCAGCCCTACCTTGGTGAGCGGCAGTATGTCCTCTATGCCGTGGTGGCCTATAACTTACGCCCTTCTCTGGCCGCCGCAGTCTTCTGCGAGTCGCCTGTGGGCCAAAAACTTCAGAGCATTATTAGCTGCTGCTGGAAGGCCAATGTCGAGGAGCGCCTGAGCGCAGCCCAGCTGCTTCCTAGCCTCAGGTCACTTAAGGGCAACCTCTAG